One part of the Sphingobacterium sp. LZ7M1 genome encodes these proteins:
- a CDS encoding GNAT family N-acetyltransferase: MNLELQILQSDNIKEFKDLIVIFENVFEMKNFNLPSELHLQKLLNQETFYVVTARANNKVIGGLTVYVLDQYYSDKPLAYIYDLAVLTNYQRKGVGRKLIAFTNQYFKEKGFEEVFVQADEVDNYALDFYRLTNPTEEEKVRHFYYKLTLDSEK, from the coding sequence ATGAACTTAGAATTGCAAATACTACAATCTGACAATATTAAAGAGTTCAAGGACTTAATAGTTATTTTTGAAAATGTATTTGAAATGAAAAATTTCAATTTGCCAAGTGAATTGCACTTACAGAAACTATTAAACCAAGAAACCTTTTATGTAGTTACGGCTAGGGCAAACAACAAAGTTATAGGTGGGCTGACAGTTTATGTGCTTGACCAGTACTATTCAGATAAACCATTAGCCTATATATATGACCTTGCAGTATTGACGAATTACCAAAGAAAAGGCGTGGGGCGAAAGTTAATAGCGTTTACAAATCAATATTTCAAAGAAAAGGGATTTGAAGAAGTTTTTGTGCAAGCAGATGAAGTTGACAATTATGCTCTTGATTTCTACCGTCTTACAAATCCGACAGAAGAAGAGAAAGTGCGACATTTCTATTACAAATTAACTCTTGACAGTGAAAAGTAA
- a CDS encoding aminoglycoside 6'-N-acetyltransferase AAC(6')-D292 yields the protein MKEITFEFKPLNETQLPILTKWLNYPHLQEWWNSEEITLEKVRDKYLPRILGNDSARPYIIYLDKKPFGYIQYYYASEGDPNWWPDEPGQGVIGIDQFIADNKLLGKGYGTLMITQFIHFLTKQINITEVRVDPRPDNHRAVNCYEKVGFRKVQNIITPDGPATMMILDITLIVNE from the coding sequence GTGAAAGAAATAACCTTCGAATTCAAACCACTAAATGAAACACAACTGCCAATATTAACAAAGTGGCTTAACTATCCACACTTACAAGAATGGTGGAATTCAGAAGAAATAACACTTGAGAAGGTTCGGGATAAATATCTACCAAGAATTTTAGGTAATGATTCCGCAAGACCCTATATAATCTATCTTGATAAAAAACCTTTTGGATATATTCAATATTACTATGCATCGGAGGGCGACCCAAATTGGTGGCCAGATGAACCTGGACAAGGTGTCATTGGAATTGACCAATTTATTGCTGACAACAAATTATTAGGTAAAGGTTATGGAACGCTGATGATAACTCAATTTATTCATTTTCTGACAAAACAAATTAACATTACAGAAGTACGGGTTGACCCAAGACCTGATAATCATAGAGCAGTTAATTGTTATGAAAAAGTAGGCTTTCGTAAAGTTCAAAATATAATTACACCAGACGGACCTGCGACAATGATGATACTTGACATTACTCTTATCGTAAATGAATGA
- a CDS encoding GNAT family N-acetyltransferase, which yields MKLELQILQSHNLDELKELILLFEDVFEMKNFKLPDETHLRKLLAKENFFAVVAKTNDKIIGGLTIYVLDQYYSHKPLAYIYDLAVLTNYQRKGVGKSLIAFTNNFCKQKGFEEVFVQADKVDDYAIDFYRTTKPTNEEQVVHFYYTLNE from the coding sequence ATGAAGTTAGAGTTACAAATATTACAATCACATAATCTTGACGAACTAAAAGAGCTTATTTTGCTGTTTGAGGATGTATTTGAAATGAAAAATTTCAAATTACCAGACGAAACACATTTACGGAAACTTTTAGCAAAAGAAAACTTCTTTGCAGTTGTCGCCAAGACAAATGACAAGATTATTGGCGGACTAACAATTTACGTACTTGACCAGTACTACTCCCACAAACCATTAGCGTATATCTACGACCTTGCAGTATTGACAAATTATCAAAGAAAGGGAGTTGGGAAAAGTTTAATTGCATTTACAAACAATTTCTGCAAACAAAAAGGTTTTGAAGAAGTATTTGTGCAGGCAGATAAAGTTGATGACTATGCCATTGACTTTTACAGAACAACCAAACCGACAAATGAGGAACAAGTGGTACATTTTTATTATACACTCAATGAGTAA